The genomic segment tgttgtttgtagtttttttcttactttaagaaggcttacaaatgagaagagaccATTTGACCCTTCTAGCCCGTTTGGTGGCTGATAGTTCATCGattccaggatctcatccagatggttcttcaaagaagccagagtaccagcttcaaccacatggctgggcagcttattTTGGACTCCTACAGTCCCAGAATCTATCTACATGTTCCAGGAATAGTATACATTTACAAAAAGGATCTGAATCTAGACTCTGAATCAAGAATCTAGTCATCATGCTAGACCTGTCTCAGGGATGGGGATTGATGTACTATAGTACATTTTAGAAGATGTTGAGGAACTGGCAAACCTTCATCTTGTTTGACCTATTTAACCTGTTTCCAGTGTCTTAAGATTTTAGAGTGACTAACGTGATTGATTGCTTCTTAACTGGTAATGGGTGAcaagatatatattcataatTTAGAATCCTCCTTTACTTTTCATTTGCCTGCAGTAAAATTGCTGAAGCCCCTCTCACCCCTGGCAAGCAGTGGAGGAACTAGAGTGCGCTCTGTCCTAGAGAGTTGAAGATTTATCCAACATCCTCCCCCAAAATGGTTATTTTCCTCACAGTTTTAATAAATGatatagggaaaaaaaaaatatgttgcgAGTTTTCAACCATGATCACAGTGATACAAATCTGCCCAGTTTCTGGCATAAAACATGTCTGAGAATAAACACAGAGAAAAGGGATCTCAGGGCCTTTCACAGCATTCCTCCCAAATTAAAATGCccctgttttgtttaaaatgcatcTGTATAAATGGACACAACAGAGAGATTCACTGGTCTTCCATCGCCCAGATATATCTACTGCCCATCCTGTTTTTCTGGAGAGGACAGTCCtaaatttcctctttttccgtgattcatttttatttacattctcTTCCCCCCACTTCTTTGGTACGCGGGTTCATTTCCAATTGACGGCGATTAAAGGCACAATGAGAATGCAGAGCAGTCCGTCCCGATGGGCTGGGTCTCGGTTTTCGACTTTGTGTGACAAGGATGGTTTGAGGCGCTGGAATAGAGTTCAATTGGGGGACAGAGAGCACGCTGACACGGGACTGTTGTAGCTGGGTTTAGAAAAGCAAGctgccatttttttctgtttaccaCATTGAATGTACAAGAAGCAAGCAAGCATATGACTTGATTCCATTAAGAGACCTAATTTAGACATCTTATGCTTGTCGTGACAGACGAGTCCAGCTTATCGCAGACCCTTCTTACCTGGTGAGTAATATTGTTGTAAAACAGCCACGCTGAAGCCCTGCGGTTTTGTCTTTCTCAGAATTAAGATACCCCACATCATTTTGCTTTGACCATTTTCATCTCTTTTGCTGAAGGAAAGCCAATTaaatgctgtttgtttttttatttttattaaaatattttttttaaataaatttatcACACAGAACAGCCGCAATACTGTATGGACTGTTTGAACAAATGCCTAGAATGTTTCAACAACATAAAAAGTCATTTGATCTGGTAAAACTTGCTTAGAAGGAAATGGTTccaattaatttttttcttcaattatATAATTAATGTAGCTTTTAGGATCAAGAACAAATACAGCCCAGAGTTCTTAATTAAAGCCAGGAAAAGACATTAGTTTTGTGCCTCCTGTAAAAGCATATCATTAAGTTTTAGTACATTTAGTCCTGCAATCACCAGTACAACAGGAGCTGAGGACTCCTGACGAGATGTTTTCAATTCCTTCTTCACCTATACTTGGACACCAGCCTTGGATACCCATGCAAAAAACAATGTCAATAAAGTATGTTTCCCGGCTTAAATTTCAATTTtcgaaaaaaaaccctaactaACTTGAACTGTGAAATTCAATCCCTTTACTGTTGTGACTAAAGCCTGCAGCCAGAAAGCTGACACTAGTGTCCCGACACTGATATTGCACAGGACTATCAGATATGCCAATTCATCAGTTCAGAAAATACAAACTTTTTATTCACTCCTACCCCTTATCAGGTTCATTTTCACCTTTTCCCTTTGATGCCTTCCATTTTCACTATATTATTTACTATTGCTGAATAGCCATCACTAGGTACAACCCCTCTCGTACCTTCACCAGTGCACAAGCAGCCCAGCCTCGCTCCTCCTTAAGGTGATATGCTATGTGTTGGATGTGTCTTAACGTTTGACTTGGGGCATGTTGGTAAATCACCATATTAGCAAAACCACAACATGTTATTCATTTTCCAGAGATGTTTTCCTTACAGGACTCCAGAGGTGCCCAGCCCAGACCCTTGCTTGCACAGTACTCCAAGTGTGGTGCAACGTGGCTTGATTACGCTACCTGACGCGATTAAACACTGTTTCCTGTTTGGTGGTGGCCATTCCTTCAGCTTCCCCTTGTCGTTTACAGTGATTCAGGGGCCTATTCATAGCACTGTGCTCTTGCCTGTCAGCAGCAGGGAGTTTAGTTCGGCCCTTTTTTGTAGGAAGAAAGGCAGTTTGTATTAGAGTattcatgtaaaatattaaacGAGTACTGCAAGTCACATGCTCGTTTCTTATTTATAGATGTACAGCATTCCTATGGACGGACTCttccttattcttttttttctgggacGCATTGTAATTATTGTTATAATTATTGTTTAATGGGCCCTTCTCCCTTTTGTAGCTTCTGCCAGCATTACTAGAGTTTACCAGGCCATTTCACAGTATAAGAGATAAGTGCTACAAATTAAACTGCTGGAAAGGGTTATTTCTTTGTCCCTTTAACTTCTTCTCTCTATTTCTGTCTCTAACACGAGGCTAATGGAACATACAGCCCTCACTGCAGTCAACCGCTCTTGAGAACTAGTTCAAACACTGACCAAGAAGAGCAAAACCCCAATTCCCCCATTTCCAGAAAAATCACAGTAGGACGTTCCACCCCGGGGTGGCGGACGCAGCGAAGCGCGCACAGACGTGAGATGCGCCCATCATCTCTTTACACCACAATGGGTGTGTCGGAAAACACCGAGCTGATGGACTCGGCGTCTGACCTCTTTCTCTGTCCCCTCGCTCGCTTCCTCTCCTGCTCGTCCTCCGCGTTAGGGTTCACCTTTCCGTTTTGGCCCTGCAGGTCTTTGGAAGGCTCTACGAACGCCACGTGCCTGCTCAGCCCCGCCTTGCTGCCCAGCGCGTCATGAGTGGGCGTGGCGCTGAGTGTGGAGGAGTGGATGCTGTCCTCGTTTTGGCTCTTGGCCTTCCCGTTGCGGGGACAGCACGGGCAGCGGCAGGGGGTCAGGTACAGGTAGATGAGCACCAGGACGACGCTGGCCAGGCAGCCCACCAGCGTGGTGTAGGCAGTGTTCAGCGTGTCGTTGCCAGCTTGCAGCGTGGCGTTGTGCACCTTGACGGACACGTACAGGGTCTCGTTGAGGGTCTCGCTCACAGCGTAGCAGGTATACAGCCCGGAGTGCTCGACCCTCGCCGGGCCGATCTGCAGGCTCCCGTTGGCCAGGAGCGTGACGCTCTGGTTGCTGGTGGCCGAGGTGACGATCTCGTGGTTGGGCGTCACCCAGGTCTTCACCATGTCCCTGTGGCGGCTGTCACAGCGGAGGGTCAGGGTCTGGTCCAGGTACACCTCCTCGTCCGCCTCCTTCACGGCGCTGCAGTTCATGTAGTCGCCGTTCAGCTCGAAGACGTTCACGGTGGTCTTCTGGGGCCCCGGCAGGGTGCAGGTGTAGTCGTCCTTAAAGTCCACCGCAGAGCTGAGCCTGCGGATGTGCCAGTGGGCCAGCAGGCTGTAGAGCGCGCAGTCGCAGGCGAACGGGTTGTTGTGGAAGTAGAGGCCGTTTTTGATCCAGGCCGGCAGGAGCTTGAGCTCCTGGATGGGCAGGCTCTTGATGCGGTTGTAGGAGACGTCAAACAGGCCGAGCTTGGGCAGCCGGGTCTTCTCCTTGACCAGCTCCAGGGGGAAGCGGGCCAGCTTGTTCTGGCTCAGGTACAGTTTCTGGAGGCTCCTCAGGCCGCTGAAGGCGGAGCGGTCGATCTGGGAGATCTGGTTGTTGTAGAGCAGCAGGACCTCCAGCTGGGTCAGGGGCTCGAAGAGCAGCTCGTCCAGCTGCTGCAGGCTGTTGGAGGACAGGTCCAGGTAGTGCAGCTGGGTGACGTACAGGAAGGCCTCGGAGGAGATGAAGCTCATGCCGTTGTGGCTCAGCAGGAGGTTGGACATCTTGGGCAGCTTCACCGTGGTCCACTCGGCGCGCAGCCGGGCGATGCTGTTGTAGCTCAGGTCCAGGACGGCCGTGTACTCCGGCAGGGCCTTGGGGATGCTGGTCAGGTTCATCTTGGAGCAGCTGACGATGTTGCTGGCGCAGATGCAGGTGCGGTGGCAGTTCAGCTTGGAGCCCGCCGCGGCCGCCGGCAGCAGCGCCAGGAAGGCCAGGGACAGCAGGGCACGGAGCGGGAGGAGCGGCCAGCCCATCGTGCAGCTCAGCACCCTCGCAGTGGCAGGGGCCATCGCCTGGGGCAGAGAGCCCACCGA from the Lepisosteus oculatus isolate fLepOcu1 chromosome 5, fLepOcu1.hap2, whole genome shotgun sequence genome contains:
- the amigo1 gene encoding amphoterin-induced protein 1 — its product is MAPATARVLSCTMGWPLLPLRALLSLAFLALLPAAAAGSKLNCHRTCICASNIVSCSKMNLTSIPKALPEYTAVLDLSYNSIARLRAEWTTVKLPKMSNLLLSHNGMSFISSEAFLYVTQLHYLDLSSNSLQQLDELLFEPLTQLEVLLLYNNQISQIDRSAFSGLRSLQKLYLSQNKLARFPLELVKEKTRLPKLGLFDVSYNRIKSLPIQELKLLPAWIKNGLYFHNNPFACDCALYSLLAHWHIRRLSSAVDFKDDYTCTLPGPQKTTVNVFELNGDYMNCSAVKEADEEVYLDQTLTLRCDSRHRDMVKTWVTPNHEIVTSATSNQSVTLLANGSLQIGPARVEHSGLYTCYAVSETLNETLYVSVKVHNATLQAGNDTLNTAYTTLVGCLASVVLVLIYLYLTPCRCPCCPRNGKAKSQNEDSIHSSTLSATPTHDALGSKAGLSRHVAFVEPSKDLQGQNGKVNPNAEDEQERKRARGQRKRSDAESISSVFSDTPIVV